One window of Cryobacterium arcticum genomic DNA carries:
- a CDS encoding TetR family transcriptional regulator → MRWAPDARGRLQGAALELFSEQGYSATTVPQITARAGLTTRTFFRYFADKREVIFGGDEIPERAAQLISEAPAGLEPMDVIRLVLHRVATEQFEEHRKQTAAVRAIIHSNDSLRDRDARKRDDLVRAARTAFIERGESPLRATVVAELGILIFQVALDEWAIDEEARSMTSVVDAVMTLVAAVSL, encoded by the coding sequence ATGCGATGGGCCCCAGATGCACGCGGCCGTCTCCAAGGAGCGGCGCTTGAGCTGTTCTCCGAGCAGGGCTACTCCGCGACGACCGTTCCCCAGATCACCGCCCGGGCTGGCCTGACGACGAGAACGTTCTTCCGCTATTTCGCGGACAAACGAGAAGTGATCTTCGGCGGCGATGAGATCCCGGAACGCGCCGCCCAGCTGATCTCCGAGGCCCCCGCCGGCCTGGAGCCCATGGACGTGATCCGACTCGTGTTGCACCGGGTTGCGACCGAGCAGTTCGAGGAGCATCGGAAGCAGACTGCGGCGGTGCGCGCAATCATCCACTCGAACGACTCGCTCCGCGACCGGGATGCTCGCAAGCGCGACGACCTCGTCCGGGCCGCTCGCACCGCCTTCATCGAGCGCGGCGAGTCGCCCCTCCGGGCCACCGTTGTCGCGGAGCTGGGCATCCTCATTTTCCAGGTCGCTCTCGACGAATGGGCGATCGATGAAGAAGCACGGTCGATGACGAGCGTCGTCGACGCCGTCATGACCCTGGTTGCCGCGGTTTCTCTCTGA